The Halomonas elongata DSM 2581 DNA segment CACGCCCACCCAATCGTGATCGTCATGTCCTTCGGGCAGCCGCAGCCGCTCCGGCGGCAGCACTGCCTCCTCGTCCAACGGCTCGACCTGGTCCTGGTGACACCGCCAGCAGGCGGCATAGATCTCGCCCATGCGCGCATCCAGGGCCGTGACCAGATAACGATAGTGATGGCGACGATGGGCCCCCAGCACCAGGGCCCTGAGCGTCGAGATACCGAGCAGGGGGCGGTCCAGGCCGAAGGCCAGCCCCTGGGCGGCCCCCGCCGCGATGCGCAGGCCAGTGAAGGAACCGGGGCCTCGACCATAGGCGATGGCATCGAGATCGGCGGGTGTCACGCCGGCTTCGTCGAGCACCTCGTCGACCATCGGCAGCAGGCGGCGGGTATGCGCCCGGGGCGCGAGCTCGAAACGGGAGATCAACTCATCGGGATGATTCGCTCGGCGGCGCAGCAGAGCGGCGGAACAAGCGCTAGAGGAAGCGTCCAGGGCCAGCAGGATCGGCATGGGAGATACGCGATGATGGAAAATGTCGGGGCATTATACGACAACGGCCCGCACGATGCGGGCCGTTGTACTCAGTGATCACACAGAGTCAGCCCTCGAGGGCCTCGATCACCTGAGCAGTAATATCATCGACACTACCCACACCCTCGACGCGGTGATAGTTCGGCGCCACCTCGGGTTCCTGCTTGGCCCAGTCCTGATAGTACTCGACCAGGGGGGCGGTCTGATCGTGATAGACGGACAGGCGATTGCGCACCGTGGCCTCGCTGTCGTCGTCACGCTGGATCAGCGGCTCGCCGGTGACGTCGTCCTTGCCCTCCTCGCGCGGCGGGTTCAGGTCGACGTGATAGACCCGGCCGGAAGCGGGATGAACACGGCGCCCCGCCAGGCGGTTGACGATTTCCTCGTCGGGCACGGCGATCTCGAGGACGTGATCGATCTTCACACCGGCGTCCTTCATGGCATCCGCCTGGGGAATGGTGCGCGGAAAACCGTCGAACAGGAAGCCATTGGCGCAATCGGGCTGTGCGATGCGCTCCTTGACCAGGGAGATGATCAGATCATCGGACACCAGTCCCCCGGTCTCCATGATTTCCTTGACCTGCAGCCCCAGTTCGCTGCCTTCCTTGACGGCGGCACGCAACATGTCGCCGGTGGAAATCTGCGGAATGCCGAAACGTTCGCAGATGAACTGAGCCTGGGTGCCCTTGCCGGCGCCGGGAGCGCCCAACAGGATCAAACGCATCTAACTGCTCCTTGGAAAACGGGGAAGTGTCAAAGATTGAAAAAGGGAGAAGCGAACCATACCCGTGCCATTCCTGCCAGACAAGCGGCGCGCGTCAGAGAGCCGCCATTGTCGTGAAAAAAATCTGCAACACCAGGCAGTTAGGCTCACTAGGACTTTCGTCTGCCCGCCTGTCGACAGGTACCGAAGAAACCGCGAAAAAACGACGGCGCCTCGCGGCGCCGTCGTCTCGGTCATAGCCTGTACTGGCTTCGCCAACTATCAGAGCAGCAGGCGACGGATATCCGTCAGCACCTGTCCCAGGAAGGCGGTGAAGCGTGCCGCATCGGCGCCATTGACCGCACGGTGGTCATAGGACAGCGACAGCGGCATCATCAGGCGCGGCTGGAAGGCCTGACCGTCCCACACCGGCTTGGTCTGCGACTTGGAGACGCCGAGAATGGCGACCTCCGGCGCATTGACGATGGGCGTGAAGGCGGTGCCGCCGATGGAGCCCAGGCTGGAGATGGTGAAACAGCCACCGGTCATCTCCTCGCGCTTGAGCTTCTTCGACTGCGCCTTGCCGGCCAGCTCGACGGACTCCTTGGCCAGATCGATCAGCGACTTCTGGTCGGCATCACGAATCACCGGCACCATCAGCCCGTCCGGCGTGTCCACGGCGATGCCGATATGCACGTACTTCTTGTGCACCACGGTTTCGCCGTCGCTCTTCAGGCTGACGTTGAACTGCGGGAACTTGCGCAGCGCGAAGGCACAGGCCTTGATCAAGAACGGCAGCGGCGTGAGCTTGGCGCCCTGGGCCTCCGCCTCGGCCTTCATGGACTTGCGGAAGGCCTCGAGCTCGGTGATGTCGGCCTCGTCGAACTGGGTCACATGCGGCAGGTTGACCCAGCTGCGATGCAGGTTGGTCGCGCCCATCTTCATCAGGCGACCCATCGGCTTCTCTTCGACCTCGCCGAACTGGCTGAAGTCGACATCCGGCACCGGCGGAATGCCCGACCCGCCTTCAGCAGCCGCGCCACCGGCAGGCGTCTTGGCCTGACCGGCCATGACCTGCTTGACGTAGTTGTGGACGTCTTCCTTGAGCACCCGCTCCTTGGGACCGGTGGGCTGAACCAGCCCCAGGTCGACACCCAGCTCGCGGGCCAGCATGCGAACCGCCGGGCCGGCATGCACCAGCTTGCCGTCGCGGGGCTTGTGGGCCGCCATTTGCGCCTCGGGACTGGGGCGACCGGCCGGTGCGGCTGGCTTGTCGTCGCCCGACTCGCGCTTGGCGCTCGACGCCTCGGCTTTCTCAGCCGGCTTCTGCTCGGCCTTCTTCGGCGCGGGCTTGGCAGCAGCCGTCTCGATGATGGCGATCACATCGCCCTCGGAGACGCTATCGCCCTCCTTCACCTTCAGCTCGACCAGCTTGCCCTTGTGGGGGCTCGGCACGTCCATGGAGGCCTTGTCGGATTCCAGCGTGATCAGCGGATCCTCTTCGTTGACCTCGTCGCCCTCGGCGACCGCCACTTCGATGATCGGCACATCGCTGGAACCACCGAGGTCCGGCACGCGAACCTCCTTGCGCTCGGGCTCGCCCCCGGCAGACTCCTCCTCGGACTCGGCGGCAGCTTCCGGCTCGCTCGGTGCCTCATCGGCGGCCGGCGCACTCTCGCTCGCCTCATCGCCAGCCGACTCGCCGGCGACTTCCATGCTGCCGATCACATCGCCCTCGGAGACGGTGTCGCCTTCCTTGACGGTCAGGCTGACCAGCTTACCGGCATGGGGGCTCGGCACATCCATGGAGGCCTTGTCGGACTCCAGGGTGATCAGGGTGTCCTCGGCGTCGAGCGTGTCGCCCTCGCTGGCTGCCACCTCGATGATCTCGACATCGGACGCACCGCCGAGATCGGGCACCTTGATCTCTACCGTGCGCGAGCCGCCACCGGACTTGGCGGCAGGCTTGGCCGGCGCCTCGTCGGCCGGGGCTTCATCGGGCTCGGGGGCCGAGGCCTGCTCGGAGGCTTCCTCTTCCCCGGCGTCGTCGGCGTCACCGCCGCCCTCGGCCTCGATCTCGACGATACCGTCACCCTCGGAGACGGTGTCGCCCTCCTTGACCAGCACTTTCAGCACCTTGCCGCCCTTGGGCGACGGCACGTCCATGCTGGCCTTGTCGGATTCCAGTGTGATCAGGGTGTCCTCGGGCTCGATGACATCGCCTTCCGACACCGCGATCTCGATGATTTCGACATCGGTATCGCCACCGATGTCGGGCACTTTGATGATTTCGCTACTCAAGGTCGCGCTCCTTCAAACTCTTGACGGGGGCGGGCCCTGACGGCCCGCCATGCCACCGGATCGGTCGACGACTCACACCTCAAGCGGGTTGGGCTTGTTGGGGTCGATGCCGTACTTCTCGATGGCCTCGGCCACGACCTTGCGATCGATCTCGCCACGGTCGGCCAGCGCCTTGAGCGCCGTCACGGTGACGAAGTAGCGATCGACCTCGAAGAAGTGACGCAGCTTCTCGCGAGTATCGGAACGGCCATAACCATCGGTGCCCAGTACATGATAGTCGGTCGGCACCCAGGCGCGGACCTGGTCGGCGAACAGCTTCATGTAGTCGGTGGAGGCAATGGCCGGGCCCTGACGGCCTTCCAGGCAAGCGGTAACGTGCGGCTTGCCCGGCTCCTCGGCCGGCTTGAGGAAGGCCTGACGATCGATTTCCAGGGCTTCGCGACGCAGCTCGTTGAAGCTGGTGACGCTCCAGATATCGGCACCGATGCCCCACTCCTCGGCGAGCAGCTCGGCGGCCTCCTCGACCTCGCGCAGGATGGTGCCGGAGCCCATCAACTGGACGCGGGCCTTGTCACCCTGGGTTTCGCGCAGCAGGTACATGCCCTTGATGATGTCCTCGGTGGGCACCTCTTCCAGGGCCGGCTGCTCGTAGTTCTCGTTCATCACCGTCAGGTAGTAGAAGCAGTTTTCCTTGTCGGCGTACATCCGCTTCAAGCCATCCTGGACGATCACCGCCACCTCATGGGCGTAGGTAGGATCATAACTACGGCAATTGGGAATCATCGAGGCCTGGAGATGGCTATGGCCATCCTGGTGCTGCAGGCCCTCGCCATTCAGGGTCGTGCGCCCGGCGGTACCGCCGACCAGGAAGCCCCGCGCCTGCATGTCGCCGGCGGCCCAGGCCAGATCGCCGATACGCTGGAAGCCGAACATCGAGTAGTAGATGTAGAACGGCAGCAGCGGCAGGCCATGGTTGCTGTAGGAAGTCGCGGCGGCGATCCAGGACGACATGGCGCCGGCCTCGGTGATGCCCTCCTCGAGGACCTGACCCGCCTGATCCTCGCGATAGAACATCAGCTGGCCCTTGTCCATGGGCTCGTACTTCTGCCCTTCGGAGGTATAGATGCCGAGCTGGCGGAACATGCCCTCCATGCCGAAGGTCCGCGCCTCGTCGGGCACGATCGGCACGACCTGCTTGCCGACCTTCTTGTCCTTGACCAGACCATTGAGGATGCGCACGAAGGCCATGGTCGTGGAAACTTCACGGCCATTGGAACCCTTCAGCTGCGAGGCGAAGGTCTTGTCCTCGAGCGACGGGATCTCCAGGGCCTCGAAGTCCGGGTTGCGCGCCGGCAGGTAGCCGCCCAGACGCTCGCGCTGGAGATGCATGTACTTCATCTCCGGGCTGTCGTCGTCCGGCTTGTAGTAAGGCATCTCGTTTTCGATCTGCTCATCGGAGACCGGGATGCCGAAACGATCGCGGAAATCCTTCAGGACGTCCGGGTCGTCGATGGACTTGACCTGGTGGGCCTCGTTGTCAGCCTCGCCGCCGGCAGCACCCAGGCCATAGCCCTTGACGGTGTGCGCCAGGATGACGGTCGGACGACCGCTGGTATTGTGGAAAGCCTCATGATAGGCCGCATAGATCTTGAACGGATCGTGGCCACCGCGGTTGAGCTTCCAGATGTCCTCGTCGGACATGTCCTTGACCAGCTCGGCGGTCTCGGGATACTTGCCGAAGAAGTGCTCCCGGGTATAGGCGCCGCCGTTGGCCTTGTAGTTCTGGTATTCGCCGTCGACCGCCTCGTCCATGCGCTTCTGCAGGATGCCCTTCTTGTCCTTCTCGAAGAGCGGATCCCACAACCGGCCCCAGACCACCTTGATGACGTTCCAGCCGGCACCGCGGAACACGCCCTCGAGTTCGTCCATGATGCGCGAGTTGCCGCGCACCGGGCCGTCGAGACGCTGCAGGTTGCAGTTGACGACGAAGTTCAGGTTATCGAGCTTCTCACGGCTGGCGAGATGGATGGCCCCCAGCGTTTCCGGCTCGTCGCACTCGCCGTCGCCGAGAAAGGCCCAGACCTTGCGGTCCTGCATCGGCTGCAGGCCACGCTGATCCAGATACTTCATGACATGGGCCTGGTAAATGGCCATGATCGGCCCCAGCCCCATGGAGACAGTGGGCAGCTGCCAGAAATCCGGCATCAGCCAGGGGTGCGGGTAGGACGACAGGCCATCGCCATCGACTTCCTGGCGGAACTTGTCCATCTGCTCCTCGGTCAGGCGGCCTTCGAGGAAGGCGCGGGCATAGACACCGGGAGAGCTGTGGCCCTGGATGAATACCAGGTCACCCTTGAAATCGCCGTTGGCGGCGCGGAAGAAATGGTTGAAGCCCACGTCATAGAGGGTCGCGCTGGACATGAAGCTGGCCAGGTGCCCCCCGATACCCTTGTTGGCCTTGTTGGCCCGGGTCACCATGGCGGCCATGTTCCAGCGGATCAGCGAACGGATGCGACGCTCCATGAACAGGTCGCCCGGCATCGGCGCCTCACGATGCACCGGAATGGTGTTGCGATGCGGTGTCGTCACCGAGAAGGGCACTTGCATGCCATCGCGGCGATAGCGGTCCGCTAGCCGGTTCATGAGGTACCGGGCCCGGTCCTCACCCTCGCGATCCAGAACCGACTCCAGGGAATCCAACCACTCCTGGGTTTCGACCGGATCGAGATCTTCTCGTGTCTCAAGACTCATAGACGTCTCTCCGAATGACGGTGGGGCGACAGCCCCGCAGCGAGGGGCCTGTGGCGCTCTGTGGGAGGGCATGGAGTCGATTCCACGCCATCTGCCAGATTTGTAGTCGTTTTACAAGACAACGCGACCAATGTCGGTGGGTGCGCTGACGATACCGTAAACACTCACTGCTGCCAATTGAAACAGACATGGAAATTTTTTTCAAAACCTCCATGACGCCTATAACCCTTGGGTATCCCGCCCCTTCATAGTG contains these protein-coding regions:
- the tsaB gene encoding tRNA (adenosine(37)-N6)-threonylcarbamoyltransferase complex dimerization subunit type 1 TsaB, with amino-acid sequence MPILLALDASSSACSAALLRRRANHPDELISRFELAPRAHTRRLLPMVDEVLDEAGVTPADLDAIAYGRGPGSFTGLRIAAGAAQGLAFGLDRPLLGISTLRALVLGAHRRHHYRYLVTALDARMGEIYAACWRCHQDQVEPLDEEAVLPPERLRLPEGHDDHDWVGVGSGWTLRESMPAETQVAMSLCLPDVEVAAEDLVLLAADDFAAGEGRPAHEVQPVYLRDQVVWRKSR
- the adk gene encoding adenylate kinase gives rise to the protein MRLILLGAPGAGKGTQAQFICERFGIPQISTGDMLRAAVKEGSELGLQVKEIMETGGLVSDDLIISLVKERIAQPDCANGFLFDGFPRTIPQADAMKDAGVKIDHVLEIAVPDEEIVNRLAGRRVHPASGRVYHVDLNPPREEGKDDVTGEPLIQRDDDSEATVRNRLSVYHDQTAPLVEYYQDWAKQEPEVAPNYHRVEGVGSVDDITAQVIEALEG
- the aceF gene encoding pyruvate dehydrogenase complex dihydrolipoyllysine-residue acetyltransferase, with protein sequence MSSEIIKVPDIGGDTDVEIIEIAVSEGDVIEPEDTLITLESDKASMDVPSPKGGKVLKVLVKEGDTVSEGDGIVEIEAEGGGDADDAGEEEASEQASAPEPDEAPADEAPAKPAAKSGGGSRTVEIKVPDLGGASDVEIIEVAASEGDTLDAEDTLITLESDKASMDVPSPHAGKLVSLTVKEGDTVSEGDVIGSMEVAGESAGDEASESAPAADEAPSEPEAAAESEEESAGGEPERKEVRVPDLGGSSDVPIIEVAVAEGDEVNEEDPLITLESDKASMDVPSPHKGKLVELKVKEGDSVSEGDVIAIIETAAAKPAPKKAEQKPAEKAEASSAKRESGDDKPAAPAGRPSPEAQMAAHKPRDGKLVHAGPAVRMLARELGVDLGLVQPTGPKERVLKEDVHNYVKQVMAGQAKTPAGGAAAEGGSGIPPVPDVDFSQFGEVEEKPMGRLMKMGATNLHRSWVNLPHVTQFDEADITELEAFRKSMKAEAEAQGAKLTPLPFLIKACAFALRKFPQFNVSLKSDGETVVHKKYVHIGIAVDTPDGLMVPVIRDADQKSLIDLAKESVELAGKAQSKKLKREEMTGGCFTISSLGSIGGTAFTPIVNAPEVAILGVSKSQTKPVWDGQAFQPRLMMPLSLSYDHRAVNGADAARFTAFLGQVLTDIRRLLL
- the aceE gene encoding pyruvate dehydrogenase (acetyl-transferring), homodimeric type, whose translation is MSLETREDLDPVETQEWLDSLESVLDREGEDRARYLMNRLADRYRRDGMQVPFSVTTPHRNTIPVHREAPMPGDLFMERRIRSLIRWNMAAMVTRANKANKGIGGHLASFMSSATLYDVGFNHFFRAANGDFKGDLVFIQGHSSPGVYARAFLEGRLTEEQMDKFRQEVDGDGLSSYPHPWLMPDFWQLPTVSMGLGPIMAIYQAHVMKYLDQRGLQPMQDRKVWAFLGDGECDEPETLGAIHLASREKLDNLNFVVNCNLQRLDGPVRGNSRIMDELEGVFRGAGWNVIKVVWGRLWDPLFEKDKKGILQKRMDEAVDGEYQNYKANGGAYTREHFFGKYPETAELVKDMSDEDIWKLNRGGHDPFKIYAAYHEAFHNTSGRPTVILAHTVKGYGLGAAGGEADNEAHQVKSIDDPDVLKDFRDRFGIPVSDEQIENEMPYYKPDDDSPEMKYMHLQRERLGGYLPARNPDFEALEIPSLEDKTFASQLKGSNGREVSTTMAFVRILNGLVKDKKVGKQVVPIVPDEARTFGMEGMFRQLGIYTSEGQKYEPMDKGQLMFYREDQAGQVLEEGITEAGAMSSWIAAATSYSNHGLPLLPFYIYYSMFGFQRIGDLAWAAGDMQARGFLVGGTAGRTTLNGEGLQHQDGHSHLQASMIPNCRSYDPTYAHEVAVIVQDGLKRMYADKENCFYYLTVMNENYEQPALEEVPTEDIIKGMYLLRETQGDKARVQLMGSGTILREVEEAAELLAEEWGIGADIWSVTSFNELRREALEIDRQAFLKPAEEPGKPHVTACLEGRQGPAIASTDYMKLFADQVRAWVPTDYHVLGTDGYGRSDTREKLRHFFEVDRYFVTVTALKALADRGEIDRKVVAEAIEKYGIDPNKPNPLEV